Genomic window (Syngnathus typhle isolate RoL2023-S1 ecotype Sweden linkage group LG19, RoL_Styp_1.0, whole genome shotgun sequence):
ATGTCCCCTTTATTATTTGCTAATATTTGGACTTGGTTGCAATCCAATAATTGTTGTGCCTTGTTTACCAGAGAGCTCTCCGTAGGATGTTTGACTTGATCCACTTTGTGGTTGCGTGGTGATTGCGGGTACGTGTGCGCAAACTTCCTCTTGAGAGCCTGCGCGATGAGCGCCGCGGCGTCCACCGGCTCCTTAGGCTTGTCGCTCGTCTCCATCGCCCGACTgctcacaaaaaacaaaagccaagGTATGATGCtgataaaatattattttatcctCATCATATCTTGACTGTTGTTACAAATATCCGTGTACTTACCTTTTGACGGATCTCAGCTTGACTTTGTTCATGTCCTTGAGGACATCCAGCATGCTCGGGAGTTCGGCGTGCGGCTTGAGCTCTGTCTGGCCTTGCGTCTTTTTGCCGCGCCGCTCCTTGATCAGGTCAATGGCGGAAAAGGTGCGCTGTAGTCCcggaggaggaagtggaggaggaggcggaggaggtggtgggggaggcCCACTGCCACAAGGGGTGGGTGGCCAGGCACTTGTCCCAGTGGATGCATCTGAGGTCAGTGGTAGAAAAATGCAGAATTTGATACTCTACTGCCACTTATCGGGCATTTTGCGCATTACACCAAGAGGAGGAATTTCCCTACCTGTATGGGCGCTTTTCTCCTGGGCCAGTACGATCTGGGCTATTTGTGCTCGCAACTTTTCCAGTTCCGTTTCCAGCGCGCTGATCTTCTGGATGGCCTCGTCGTTAGCCGCGGTCGGACCCTGGGGGTCCGAGGGGCCCTGGTGGAGGCTGGGCAGTGAGCGCCGCCGGACCAGGCGGGTTCTCCGGGGACGAGGTGGACGGGTTCGGAATGCCAGACCCCGGGGAGCCCTTGAACTGCTGAGAAATAGTGGCAATTATTTTTGGGTCAATGTTGCAATGTTCAGATTCTGTAAATGTCAGGGACAGTAAAGTTAAGACGGCAGTGGCCGCAATGTGTTTAATTTCTCACCAAGGTCTGACATTATCTTCCTGCTGCTCcctgtcgtcatcatcatcctcctggTCGATCCAGGAGATGTCAGCGAGTGAGGCCACGACATGCTCCTTCCTCATACTGAGGACGCCTGCATCCTCGTCAAATGGATACAGCTGGGACAAAGAAAGGCCATGTTAGGTATCCACGCCATTGCATTAGCATGGTAATTGTTAGCTCGTTAGCGGTCCATCTCATTGGAAACAAAGAGAAAAGGATTCAGAGAATCGTTGCGAACAAACTGACCTAAAGCAGACTTACTGTATTCCGCATAACATAGGTTGGGCCGCTGGAAAGAAGAAAAGTGGGAAAAGGGGAGAAAGGCATGTtgaaagagaaggggaaaaaagtgacAGCCAATATTCTCAAAAGAGCTGCAGTGTCACTCAGTGACTGTTTATAGTTGGACATAAGTCAACCAAGCTGGATGTCATGTCAACAAGTTGACGTAGAGGCGGGAGTCACATGACATTTCTGGTGGCTCTCTCACCTGAAAGTGAACCCTCGGGCAGGGTTTGAGCGGGAGGTTGCTCGCTATCCTCCTCACGATACTCCTCGAGGACCCGTAGGGTTTGGCTGATCCAAAAGTCTATTTGcaccacaaaaacattttgttacAATTCTGCACACAAATGAGCCTGAAATTAATCCGTTCACCTACCAGATCCATTTCGATGTGTTCATAGTGTTTATTCATTGCTTCTGAGGCACTGAGAACGACGGGATGTTTGACGCACACTCGGATGGTGATGATGTCATAACCGTACAGGACTCTAATGGACAAACACATTTTATCTTATAGTATAGCAGAAACAATTTTGTGGTCACAATCTTATTAACTACTATTTTGTTAGATTTTTAAAACTGTAGTTTGTTTGCTAAGTGACGTTTGTAAAATGACAGTATCCTGCTGTTTTAATCATATTTTTCGAACCTTATTCAAAGACGCACTTGCATCATGTCAAACACGCATGACATCAATGACATTTGCAAAAACAATCTTCCTCAAAAACTTGAATTTATTAACAATAAAGCTATCGCAGTGCAAACTCTTATTCGATCTTAACCGCAATgtgaaatattaataaaaaatattaaaaacaataaaacgtTTGTAGGCAACACCTATACTGGCTGTTATAAAATTTGACAAGTAGACAGCAAAAAAACTGCAAATCACAAATCCCATTGTCTTATTTATATGGCATAAATGACACAATTCGAGTTAAAACTATCATCTGCTCGCTTTTATTCGTAGATCCTTACGACTTGATGGTAAATTTAGCCATCGTAGCTAACCAGATTGAACCAATTTTTGGGAGCTACGAAAGCAACGTCAACGGTTGAAATCAAGGAAAAGGAACGCTTCGACGCATTTGATTAAGTGTCGTAAAACATTTACAAAGTGTTAAATATCTATTAGTATACCTTATAAAATATGTCTGGGAGCTTTTCTGACAACCTTTACAGTAGTTTCCACCTTGTTGCGCCGTCGGACATGTCCCGTAAGGGAGGTGACTACGGAGGTAGTCATTAAAATCGCTGAACCAATTGGATTATGGGGATTAAAATCCCCTTCTTTCGCAGTACACCACCGCTATTTGACAATCGTGTTGATTGTCATCTATTATAGCCAATATAATATAGGCATTTTAACAAAGCTCTCTTACGATAGGCTTTCAATCTAGTCGCTCAAAAAAGACTGTCCAATCATGTAGTGGACTTTTAGAGTGCGCTCGATTATTAGTTTTGTGTGTCCCGTCTTAAATGTGGCGTGTTTTAAACACCTGGGAACCACGACAGCCGCTAAAGTTAAATATTTTCGACGAGCGTACCCACTGACGTGCTCCAAAACCCAAAACAGAGTGCACTGCAGCTAGCTAAACGGGCATAATAGAAGAAAAGGCGGAGGGCCCAGCGGTTATTCACTTACATTACCAAAGGTTGTTTTTAAAACTGCGACATTTTGTTTCTCCGCGCGACATATCTGTGTCTTGTGTCACCCACGTTTGGCCGTGGCTGTCTCATGGTTTCGTCGAATACTGACTGAAAGGTAAGGTTGAATTGAGTTAGCTTTAGCATAGCCTGGCGACCTGTCTCGGTCTTTTACTAGGGCGAAATTTGAGGTGAGGCTCGGGGTCGAACAAAACGTCACCAAATATTTACGTTCAAATGCTTTGTTTCCTTCAGTTTGGGTATTTATACGAATGTCATGAACtttgtaaaaatacatttaatgaAGCATTAAGCTCGTCAGGTTTGAATAGTCCACGTAAATTGAAATGTTAgcaattcctttgtttttatgtgCCTCAAAACCTTATTAGCTGTGTCCACGGACGACTATTGTGTTGTACAAGTGCTCTAATGATAAATAGGTCAACCAATTGCTGCTTTAAGCTTCTTAAATTCCCTTTTTGGCCTAGTTCCTAATCTCTTACACCATTTTGTTACTTAACATTCACAATTCAAAGCTTTGATACAAATAATAGCAAGCACCGTTTCCCCTTTCTTATTATATGATCCTCTGAAAGGTATTCtaaataccgtgtttttccatgcatagtGCGCAAagtttaacaaatttattgtcctaaaatctggggtgcgcattatgcatgggtacaacagtttttgaagaaaatctccctcaaaataaaacttgaaatcacacctttctttttgtttgttgtcaatcgcgcatcgcattcagccatcctgcccaacacacttagtcagcaaaattcataattgacgacacatcgtttgatgcaatccttgatggtgtgttattctcaaatattgtttgttttttaatctccatcgcaaaccggatatcaaacggaggccgccattacagatgcgcagaacgggtgcgcaagacacgtcagctatataaagagagggggttcagttctctacctaaatgcgttttacaggtaatattttatttcacaacactttgccttgttcctttcttctctgctgttcacttcaaacacgctccatacgaacacaatgctctcgtatcagacgcttgctcaatcacctgctcgtttgctgtcacaatgtaccctacacaaatccgaaacatttcttcgctatcgagtttgttagcgcatgcgcagtgatactgaccggcagaataacatctggttgttccaaagatgtttttttttctgaaataattttacgtttacggacttaagagtcaaagtttgggtgcgtattatacatgggtacaggcttttttcctgcatcgacatgccatttttagggtgcgtattatgtacgggggcgcattatgcatggaaaaacacggtatatATGAGGAAATCCTGTACTACTCGTGAACCAGGGTTGCAGCTATACCCTAATTGTTTTGTACATTAATTAGTCTTTGATTCTTATAAAGAACGGGACATAATTTCATGCAATGCTTTTAGGGAGCATCAAATTCGCTCACTGTATTGAATATGACATTATTGTGTTTTCTGTTGCAGTCAGGTGGAGTTCGGTTGGATGTGCGTGGCCGCCGGACGGGAGGCGCCATGAGTGCGGAGTTGGATGCGCTGGCGGTGGTGAACCAGCTGCGGGACCTCGCCGCAGACCCCCTCAACCGCAGGGCCATCGTAGAGGATGAGGGATGTTTACCGGGGCTCATCCTTTTCCTAGACCACCCAAACCCGCAGGTGGTCTACTCTGCATTGCTGGTAGGTTTGTTGCTATATGATAAACAACATACATTTGGTAGTTTGAATTTActgtaaaactaaaaaaaaaaaaaaaaaaaaaagcttctggaATAACTGTTGCTTGACAGAAACCTGTGAAGCGTAACTAAACACTGAGCCACGACATGCTGGCTGCCCCCTATCTCATCCTCGTGTGTGTTGATGTTTGTAGGCTGTGCGCTACCTGGCAGAATGTCGAGCCAACCGGGAGAAGATGAAGGGCGAGCTGGGCATGATGCTGAGTTTGCAGAATGTCATGCAGAAGCAAgtggtgcacacacacaaaccattTGAGATGGGCTGCAATGGTTCTTTAAAGCAGCATGGACATGCCCCACAAACATAATATtgcaacaagtctttttttttttttaattgtgcagAAATAgaaaaaacccaaacaaaatttgtgaatatattaaCATGACagtatagaccaggggtgggcaaaccttttgactcgcgggccgaactgggttctaaatttagaccggagggccgaaccaggagcagatggacgtagtgtttgtgtgaagtaatataagcgacctgtaaaggtcattgcataaaa
Coding sequences:
- the mtfr1 gene encoding mitochondrial fission regulator 1 isoform X2 gives rise to the protein MNKHYEHIEMDLTFGSAKPYGSSRSIVRRIASNLPLKPCPRVHFQLYPFDEDAGVLSMRKEHVVASLADISWIDQEDDDDDREQQEDNVRPCSRAPRGLAFRTRPPRPRRTRLVRRRSLPSLHQGPSDPQGPTAANDEAIQKISALETELEKLRAQIAQIVLAQEKSAHTDASTGTSAWPPTPCGSGPPPPPPPPPPPLPPPGLQRTFSAIDLIKERRGKKTQGQTELKPHAELPSMLDVLKDMNKVKLRSVKSRAMETSDKPKEPVDAAALIAQALKRKFAHTYPQSPRNHKVDQVKHPTESSLFGQHMLRSTGKLKFV
- the mtfr1 gene encoding mitochondrial fission regulator 1 isoform X1; amino-acid sequence: MNKHYEHIEMDLTFGSAKPYGSSRSIVRRIASNLPLKPCPRVHFQLYPFDEDAGVLSMRKEHVVASLADISWIDQEDDDDDREQQEDNVRPCSSRAPRGLAFRTRPPRPRRTRLVRRRSLPSLHQGPSDPQGPTAANDEAIQKISALETELEKLRAQIAQIVLAQEKSAHTDASTGTSAWPPTPCGSGPPPPPPPPPPPLPPPGLQRTFSAIDLIKERRGKKTQGQTELKPHAELPSMLDVLKDMNKVKLRSVKSRAMETSDKPKEPVDAAALIAQALKRKFAHTYPQSPRNHKVDQVKHPTESSLFGQHMLRSTGKLKFV
- the mtfr1 gene encoding mitochondrial fission regulator 1 isoform X3; this encodes MRNTLYPFDEDAGVLSMRKEHVVASLADISWIDQEDDDDDREQQEDNVRPCSSRAPRGLAFRTRPPRPRRTRLVRRRSLPSLHQGPSDPQGPTAANDEAIQKISALETELEKLRAQIAQIVLAQEKSAHTDASTGTSAWPPTPCGSGPPPPPPPPPPPLPPPGLQRTFSAIDLIKERRGKKTQGQTELKPHAELPSMLDVLKDMNKVKLRSVKSRAMETSDKPKEPVDAAALIAQALKRKFAHTYPQSPRNHKVDQVKHPTESSLFGQHMLRSTGKLKFV